A window of Pseudomonadota bacterium genomic DNA:
TCGCTGTACGACTCGCCGTGGGAGATGGCCTTCTGGAAGATGGCCGGGTTCGATGTCTCTCCACGCAGCCCGTCCTCGTCGATGAGCTTCTGCAGGCCCCCTTCGTTCATGAGATCGCGACTGAGATAGTCGAGCCAGACGCTCACTCCCTCGTTCTGGAGCAGGAGAAGCGGGTTGGTAGACATGGGCGGAGGCCTCCTCTGGGTGGTGTGGACGTGAGCACGCCGCTTCGACGGGAGCCGGCGCCAACTCCTGCGCGCTCAAGGCCGCACGCGGACGGCGACGTCAGTACTGACGGTCGGGGGCCCAGACCCGATGCACGATGCGCAGGAACGCCTCCGAAGCACGGGGGTCGAACTGCGTTCCCGCCCCCTCTCGGATGATGCGACAGGCCTCCTCGACGGGCAGCCCTTGGCGATACGGGCGATCGCTCACCATGGCGTCGAAGGCGTCGACCACGCAGACGATTCGGGCCGCCAGGGGGATGTGCTCGCCTGCGAGCCGATCGGGGTATCCCTCGCCGTCATAGCGCTCATGATGGTGGCGGGTCACGGGAATGGCGTGGTGCAGTGGCGGAACGGTCTCGAGAATCTCAGCCCCCCACACCGGATGACGCTCCATGACGGCACGCTCGGCTTTGTCGAGCGGGCCGGGCTTGTAGAGGATCTCTTCCGGCACCTGGATCTTTCCCAGATCGTGGAGTACCGCGTCTTGTGCAAGCACGTCGCCGCCGAGATACGCGGCCAGGGCGTCGCGCTGACGCGCCGAGCGGCGGGTGAGGAAGAAAGCCACCTCGCCGATGTCGCGATAGACGAGGCCGTCTTCCACCTCGCGATCGAGGGTCTCCGAGCGCTCGCCCATCTCCCGGGCCAGGGCGTGGGCCAGATCGACCAGACGGGTGCAGTGCTCATAGACATAGGCCCCGTGCGCCTTGAGCACGATGAGGAGCAGCTTGGCGGCGTCTTTTCTGTCGCGCTTCTCCTTGCGATGCGCCGCGTTGAGCAGGCCCTCCATCATGCTGGGCACGATGCCGTCGGCGAACCTGCGCGCATCGGCGGCCGATCCACCGGCCTCCGGGGAGGTCTCTGCCTGCGCGTCGGTGACATCCGGTCGTTCTCCCCGCCGCTCGCGCGCCGTGCGCCCCACGAGCTCTCGCGTCTTGCGCGCCAGCTGCGCCTGCATGAACACGCTCAGGGCGGCCCTGTCTGATGGCGTGGCGCGATCGGGAGGGGCTTCGCTCTCGCCGGTTGTATCCGCGCTCTCGGGTTCGTCGGGCAGGTCGACCTTCTGGTGCATCTCGGCGAGCACCTCGGCCGAAAGCCCCTGCTCCGCGCTCTGCTTGAGCACCGCTTCATCGTGCAGGGTCGAGAAGGGCGCGACGTCCGCGCTCTCTCCCGATCCTCGCGGGACGCGAACGGGGTCTGTAGACGGATTGAGGCCCGCCGAGGAACGCGAGGAGGAAGGGCCGCGAACACCACCACCGAGCGCGTCCATCACAAACCCGCCCGTCGTGAATCGACATCGGGGAACCGTGACCGACGCGATGAGCGCATCACCACACCAGAGCTCATTCGCTCTTCTCGCTCTTGCGCGAGGGCGGACCTTCCTTCAGGTCGGGAGGAAGGCTGAAGCCGTTCTCATCCGGCTCGGCGGCTGGCGGTGGCCCGTCGGCGCCCTTCGGTGGCGGAGCGCCACCCTGACGAGGCGCCGAAGTCGAGGATCCTGACCTGCCGCCCGCCTTTGAAGGCCTCGGTGCCGAGGGAGGCAGCTCGTTGGCCGGTTGCGTGGGATAGGTCTCGGTCACCGGTGGCGCGTCGTTCACCGACTGCTGCGTGGGCTCTGGCACCGCGGCGGGCGATTCGGCAGGAGGGCCGTCAGAAGGAGCGTCGAGGCTCTGACCGCGATCGACCGGACGGTCTGTCATCGGGGAATCTAGAGAGGGGGGTGCGGCCTCGGTGGTCGGCGCGGGCGCCGTGGAAGCCTCTGCGTTCGGCGCGATGTGCACGCGGATGCGCCCCGCTCCATATTTCACCGGATCGGAGCGAAACGCATTCAGGCAGTCGAGGCTGTCGAAGTAGATGCTCTTGCCCCCGAAATCGAGCACGGCGGGAGCCGTGGCCGGGTCGACCGCTTTTCGACACACCGGATCGAGAAGCAGCACCTTGGTGGCCGCCGCTGAAGGCGAGGGTGAGGCGTCGCCCCCCGCAAGGCGCGTGCCGCGGGCGAGCCCCATCTTGTACACAACGAACATGGCCCCGCCCACCAGCGCGAGCATGACCAGGGCCGCAACGGGCACCAGCCACGGCCGTGGAGGCGCAGCCTTCGACCGAGACCCTCCCACCGCCGTCGCCGACGTCGGGGGGACGGTCTCACGACCCGCCTGGATGGGGTGGCGACGCGTCTCCGGGTTGTAATCCTTCGGATCCATGGCCCCTATCATACGCGCCCGCCGCACCCCCGTCAACGTCGACCAGACGAGGAGGAACGCTGCCTTCGATGGAACTTCGACGCCATGAAGATCGACGACATCATCAAGAATCGCATCCCCCAGCTCGAACCCACCGACCGCGACACCGCCGACCTCGGGTTCCTGCGCGAGCGCCTGAAAGCCATCGGCTACACCTGGGACGGAGTCGCCGAGATGCTGGGAACCTCGCTTGTGAGCTTTGCCGAGTACCCTGGCTACGTGTGGCGCTGCCGCACGAGAGGAACCCCCCTGGCCCGCATGGTGATGCTCTGGCTGCTGGGCGAGCGCGTCGAACGCTCCGAGGTCGATGCGGTGCTCGGCGCCGATGGCACCGAGACCCTTCTGGCGCGACGCATCCTGCGCGCCGAAGGCGATCAGGTGTCATCGATGGTCGACCTGTACCCGTGCGAAGACGCGGTTGTCTTCACGGATCACGCCTTCGGCGTGGTCCGCTTCAAGAAGCACGTCTACGAGCTTGGCTCCGACAGCTACGCCATCGCGCGCATGACACCGCGCAAGAAGGTGGGCCAGGTGCTCGACCTGTGCACGGGGTCCGGCATCCACGCCATCATGGCCTCGCGTCACGCCGAACGCGCCACGGGCGTCGACATCAGCGACCGCGCCCTGGCCTTCTCACAGGTGAACGCGGCACTCAACGGGGCGAGAGAGAAGACCCGCTACCTGCAAGGCGATCTGTACGAAGCCGTGCCCGGCGAGACCTTCGATCTCGTCATCGCCAACCCCCCATGGATCGCCGCCCCCACCTCTGACATGGAGCTCTACCGCTGGGGCGGCGAGACCGGCGAGGTCATCACACGCAAGGTGGTAGACGGGCTTCCCACGCACCTGAACGTGGGCGGCACCCTGTCGATGTTCGTCATCTATCCCATCATCCGGGGCAAGGTGTACGTCGACCGCTTCCGGGAATGGCTCCCCTCGACAGGGTGGGGGGTCGCCATCGCTGAATCGCCCGACTGCTCGCTCGAGCAGTTCATCCGCCTGCATCTCGAGGCGCGAGAGGACTGGGGGCGCTACGTGCGCGAGTGCGGCGAGTGGATGGATGCCTACGCGCGCCACGACATCGAGCGCATGGGCATCGGCATGGCCTACGTGCGCCGCCTCCCAGAGGGGCGCCCGGGATGGGGCGCGGTGAAGAAGATGGCCATGCCCCCCTGCGACATGGCGCCCCACCTCGAGCGCTGGCTCGATGGGCTCGAGACCTACCTTGATCCGGCCTGGCAGCCCGACTGGGACACATGGGTTCCCCAGATCAGCGACTCAATCGCACGGGTCTGGCGCGAGACCCGCACCGGGCAGGGATGCGCCGAGTTTGCCAGCCCCTGGTGGGGCAGTCCGGTAGAGCTCACCCCCGACGAGATGGCGCTCATCGATCTCATGAGCGAAGGATGGACCGCCGCCCAGCTCGCCGCGCGATGGAGCCGAGGAGCAGAGCCGAGAGCCGAGGTGCGCGCGCTGCTGGCATCGCTGGGGAGCAAGGAGCTCCTTTGAGCGGCGCTCGCGCCCGAGCCGCAAGACAGCTCCCCGATCTGCTCACCGACGTCTTGCGCGATGTATCGCGCGCCTTCTACCTCACGATGCGCGTTCTCCCCGCGGGGGTGAGGGAGCCCGTCAGCGTCGCGTACCTGCTGGCCCGCGCCGCCGATACCATCGCCGATACGGCCGCCGTCTCGCCCGAGGCGCGCCTGCGGCTGCTGCTCGCGTTTCGCGATATGGTGAACCACGGCCCTGCGTCGGCGGGCCTTGCCGCGCTCTCTGACGCCCTCGCGCACGGCGTGGGCGCAGACAGTGCCGGCGAGGGCGTGCTCATGCGACGGGTGCCCGACGTGTTCGCGCTGCACGCAGGCCTTCCCGCACCCGATCGCGCCCTCGTGAGCCAGGTGGTGACGACCCTCACCACCGGCATGGAGCGCGATCTGAGCACCTTCCCCCCGGAAGGCGGTGGAACGATCGGTTGCCTGCCCGACGCCGCGGCCCTTGACCGCTACACCTGGGAGGTGGCCGGCTGCGTGGGCGATTTCTGGACCCGCGTCACCGCGGCCCACACCCCTGCCCTGCGCGCGTGGGACGTGGAGCGCATGTCTGCCGTGGGGCAGCGCTTCGGACAGGGGCTGCAGCTGGTGAACGTGCTGCGCGACATGCCCCGCGACCTGGCCAACGGCCGCTGCTACCTGCCGGCCGACGAGCTGGCCGCCATCGGACTTGCGCCGGCAGACCTCACCGATCTGCGAAACACCGAGGCGGCGCGCCCGATCATCGCGCGCTGGACCGCCCGCGCCCGCAACCATCTCGTGGAAGCGCAGCGCTACGTGCTCGCCATACCGCGAACGTGTGTGCGCCTGCGCCTGGCGGCGCTCTGGCCCGTGCTCATCGGCCTCGAGACCCTGCGCGCCTGCGAGGACGCCGACGCCTGGCTCGACCCCGCGCGGCGGGTGAAGGTGTCGCGGGGGTTCATCTACCGCATGATAGCGATGTCGCTCCCCGCGTCGCTGTCGAACGCCGCGCTGACGAAGTGGTTTCAGGCGCTGGGCGGGGGCACCGGGGGAACCACATCGTCGAGGGCGGCCCAGGCCTCCTCGCGCAGCCGTAGCGAATCAAGGAACTTGTTGTAGCTGTATGTCCAGGTGTAGGCGGGAACCCGATCGGTGAGGGGCCAGCCCATCTGCGCGAATTCGATGCACGAGGCGGGCAGCCAGCGAACCGCCTTCTCGAGTGTCGATCGCACCCGGTCAGACTCTCCCACCGACACGCGCATGCTTGCGCGAACCGCGCGCACGAAGTCTTTTGCCAATGCGTCATCCCAGGGAAACGTGCATGCATTGAGCAACGAAAGCGCAGGATGACCATCGCGGAGCGGTGGGCGTAGAGCCTCTCTCGCCAGGGCAGCGCGCCGCTGTGGCGGCAAGAGGCTGAGAACAGACTCCTCAAGAAGCGGGAATACAGTCAGCGTACCGCTCAAGTACCCGGCGTCGACGGCGGCGTCGACCAGTGCCCCTGCCATCTCGGCGTCGCCGTGCAGCACCGCCGCACTGCGCAGGCCGTTGAGCAGCAAGCGGGCGTGCTCGCTGCCCGCCGCCAGATCGACGAGACCCCGTGGCGAGCAGCCGAAGCGACGCACATGATGCGACGGCGGCACCACCGAGAGCATCTGCAGCAGCAAACCAGCGCGCTCGCCAACGCCTGTCTGCGCATTGGACGTCCCTACCTCCATTCCGTCTCGTGTCATGGCCTCGTCACACGTGGCCGGCAACGTCACGAGAAGTGCCTCTTTCGCCTTCAGGTGCGCAGGTAGACGAGATGACGAATCAACCCCAACAGCAAGAAGGGCCTCGAGGCGGTGTGCCATGCGAGTCACAAGACGAGAGCGCGGAAGACGAGCGAGTAGTTCGGCAACCGCCTCACGCTCACTCGAATGTCGGGTGTCGAGAGCCTGCTCGAGAAAGGGCTCGTCATCGTCGTTGAGATTGATATCCATCTCTTCGAGAAACGCAATGCGCGCCTCGGCCCCCTCTTTCGACCAGGTGCTCTCGAGCAATGCCCGTGCGCGCCCCGGGTCGACACCACGTAGCCGGGATAGAACCGCTGTGCGCTGCTCGCGCCGTCCCACGCGCCAGATCGTCTCCGCATCGACATCCTCGTCTCGAGGCGGTGCCGCCCACGACCACTCGGGGTTCTGCAGGGCGAGCCAGCGACCCCGATGCCCCAGCACGCGCACGATGGCCGCGCAAAGTGCGTCGTTCCTGGCGCCCAGATCGAGCAGCTGGGTGAGCACGCCGAAGTGGGCCACGCATCCGCGCGCCGCGACAGCCTCGAGCCAAGACGCAAACAACATCGGCGAGTATCTCGCGAGCCGCGCCACCATCGTGCTCGCTTTCCGGCTGAGCATCGGCTGTGATTCAGCGGGGGCGATGCGCGGTTGAGCTGTCGTCGAACGTCGCGGCACGGGGCGCCCGGCCCGACGGGCCTGCCAGAGAAGCCCGGCCGCGCTGAGCAGGGCGTTCTCCGGAGTGCGATCGGCCGAGACAGCGGCCAGCAGCGTTTCGAGCGAACGGGGATCAGAGGTGGCGTCAACCGTGGGCAGCGCCGCGCGCTCAGCTCCGAGCAGCGCCACCCGGAGCACCTCGTCCCAACCGACGGTGCTCACGCCTGCCCCTCGCTGTGCGCATGTACGGCGTGCAGACGCTCGCCATCCCACTCGCCCATCAACGCACACGGCCCCCCTCCGAAACAGGCCAGAATGGTGAATGCCTGCGATTCATCGATCTCGAGAGACGCTTCGCCCCCCTCGTGGTCGGTGACGGTGAAGCCCGCGTCACCGCGCTCCACGCGCACCCCGCCCACGTAGACCGGGACCCCCCACAGCCATGGCTGATGCGCCAGGGCATCTACAAACCGCGCGTGTGCTGCTCGCAGCGATCGCAGCGAAGCGGGGGCCACCTCCATGAGGCGCTGCCCCCGGGATCGCACCTCGGCGCGCAGCGGCCACGCGCTCGGGTAGAAGCAGAGATCGGCCGCATAGGCGTTGCCCGTCTGCAACGTCTTGTCGAAGCCCGCCGATTGTGCAGCCGAAGCGTCGTGCGCATACGCCGACTGCAAGATGAGCGCGTAGCGGTCGGTGGCGCGGCCTCGCAACCAGGTGCGCATGGTGACCACGCGCTGCTCGTCGTTGTAGGTCTCCTGGCTGCCGAGCACATCCCACACGTCTTCGACCGAGGGCTGCGCAAAGGCGTCGTCTTTGCGCTGCGACACCCCGAGAAGCGCGGCCACGTCGCATACAAGCGCGGGGTCGAGATCGTCTCGGCGCCGCCACGCCTCGAGCAGCAGGTGCAGGCGACCCATGCGCGCCAGCGTGCGCTCCTGCCACCCTGCGGTCGCCGGCACGTCGACCAGCCCCTTCACCGCGCGGGCCAGCCCCTTCGCCTTGGCGTCGACCAGGCGCCGCGCCATGGCCTCGATGTCTGTGGTGCGACCAGGCAGGCCGGCGATGCCCGTTCTCACCTGATCGGTGAGCCAGCGATCGAGCTCGGCCACGCCGCGATCGATCTCTTCAAAGCGACGCTCGACGCGCGCCGTCGATGGTGAGGCCGCGCTCTTCACCGTGGGCGATGGGGCGTCGTCTATGGCCAGCAAGACCCCAACCCACGCGGGGGGCGGCGCCTCGATCAGGCTGCCCGGCTGATCGATGGCGATGAGATGCAGGGCGAGGGCGTGCTTGCACGGCTGGGTGGGCGTGGGGCAGGTGCAGCGGTAGCGCGGGCCGCTGAGGTCGACCAGCACCTGGTAGAGCCCCGTGCCATGAAAACGGGCCCACACCTGGTCGCCCGCACGCTCGAGCAGCATCCAGCTGCCGTTGTCCGGCCGCGAGATCTCGATGGCCCGTCGAAGCAGCGCGCGGTCGGCGATGGTGTCGCGCACGTCAGCCCCCATCGACGTCTTCATTCTGCCACGGGTCTATGGCCAACGGCTGCGGAGGGCGCGCGGTCACGATCTGTCGGGCGGCCGCCCACGCGAACAGATCGTGGCGCTCGAGGGCCGCTGCCATGAGATCGGGGAAGTGATCCGGCGTGCACGCAAAGCAGGCGATGCCGAACGACGCCAGGGTCGACGCGGTATGGTGATCGTACGCAGGCGCGCCGTCATCGCTGAGGGCGAGCAGCACGACGATGGTGACGCCCGCCTCGTGCAGCGCGGCGAAGCGCCGCAGCATCTGATCGCGCCGTCCGCCTTCCACCAGGTCGGTGACCACCACCATCACGGTCTGACGCGGCCGCGTCACGAGGGTCTCGCAGTACGCCACGGCGCGGTTGATGTCGGTACCGCCGCCCAGCTGCACGCCGAACAGCACATCGACCGGATCGGCGCAGTGCTCGGTGAGATCGACCACCTCGGTGTTGAACGCCACCACGCGGGTGCTCACCGATGGCAAGGACGCCAGCACCGCCCCGAACACGCCGGCGTAGACCACCGAAGACGCCATCGACGCGCTCTGATCGATGGCGAGCACCACGTCACGCAGGCGTGAGAGCTGACGCCCGTAGCCGATGCGGCGATGCGGCACCACGGTGCGATGCTCAGGCAGATAGTGGCGAAGGTTGGCGCGGATGGTGGCGTTCCAGTCGATCTCGCCCGGGCGTGGGCGCTGCGTTCGCATCGAGCGACGCAACGCGCCGCGCACCGCCTGCGCGGTGGGCAGCTTCACCCGTCGCAAGATGTCGTCGACCACGCGGCGCACCAGGGTGCGCGCGCGCTCACGCGCCTCGTCGGGCAGCGCTGAAGCCAGGCTGATGAGATCGGCGGCCAGGCGCACGTCGGCCGCCACCACATCGCTCAGCTCCGGCTCGAGCAGCATCTGCTTCAGATCGAGACGCTCGAGGGCGTCGCGCTGCATGATGGTCACCA
This region includes:
- a CDS encoding transaldolase (catalyzes the reversible formation of D-erythrose 4-phosphate and D-fructose 6-phosphate from sedoheptulose 7-phosphate and D-glyceraldehyde 3-phosphate) is translated as MSTNPLLLLQNEGVSVWLDYLSRDLMNEGGLQKLIDEDGLRGETSNPAIFQKAISHGESYS
- a CDS encoding HD domain-containing protein, giving the protein MDALGGGVRGPSSSRSSAGLNPSTDPVRVPRGSGESADVAPFSTLHDEAVLKQSAEQGLSAEVLAEMHQKVDLPDEPESADTTGESEAPPDRATPSDRAALSVFMQAQLARKTRELVGRTARERRGERPDVTDAQAETSPEAGGSAADARRFADGIVPSMMEGLLNAAHRKEKRDRKDAAKLLLIVLKAHGAYVYEHCTRLVDLAHALAREMGERSETLDREVEDGLVYRDIGEVAFFLTRRSARQRDALAAYLGGDVLAQDAVLHDLGKIQVPEEILYKPGPLDKAERAVMERHPVWGAEILETVPPLHHAIPVTRHHHERYDGEGYPDRLAGEHIPLAARIVCVVDAFDAMVSDRPYRQGLPVEEACRIIREGAGTQFDPRASEAFLRIVHRVWAPDRQY
- a CDS encoding YHS domain-containing protein, with translation MIGAMDPKDYNPETRRHPIQAGRETVPPTSATAVGGSRSKAAPPRPWLVPVAALVMLALVGGAMFVVYKMGLARGTRLAGGDASPSPSAAATKVLLLDPVCRKAVDPATAPAVLDFGGKSIYFDSLDCLNAFRSDPVKYGAGRIRVHIAPNAEASTAPAPTTEAAPPSLDSPMTDRPVDRGQSLDAPSDGPPAESPAAVPEPTQQSVNDAPPVTETYPTQPANELPPSAPRPSKAGGRSGSSTSAPRQGGAPPPKGADGPPPAAEPDENGFSLPPDLKEGPPSRKSEKSE
- a CDS encoding class I SAM-dependent methyltransferase, whose protein sequence is MKIDDIIKNRIPQLEPTDRDTADLGFLRERLKAIGYTWDGVAEMLGTSLVSFAEYPGYVWRCRTRGTPLARMVMLWLLGERVERSEVDAVLGADGTETLLARRILRAEGDQVSSMVDLYPCEDAVVFTDHAFGVVRFKKHVYELGSDSYAIARMTPRKKVGQVLDLCTGSGIHAIMASRHAERATGVDISDRALAFSQVNAALNGAREKTRYLQGDLYEAVPGETFDLVIANPPWIAAPTSDMELYRWGGETGEVITRKVVDGLPTHLNVGGTLSMFVIYPIIRGKVYVDRFREWLPSTGWGVAIAESPDCSLEQFIRLHLEAREDWGRYVRECGEWMDAYARHDIERMGIGMAYVRRLPEGRPGWGAVKKMAMPPCDMAPHLERWLDGLETYLDPAWQPDWDTWVPQISDSIARVWRETRTGQGCAEFASPWWGSPVELTPDEMALIDLMSEGWTAAQLAARWSRGAEPRAEVRALLASLGSKELL
- a CDS encoding farnesyl-diphosphate farnesyltransferase, encoding MEPRSRAESRGARAAGIAGEQGAPLSGARARAARQLPDLLTDVLRDVSRAFYLTMRVLPAGVREPVSVAYLLARAADTIADTAAVSPEARLRLLLAFRDMVNHGPASAGLAALSDALAHGVGADSAGEGVLMRRVPDVFALHAGLPAPDRALVSQVVTTLTTGMERDLSTFPPEGGGTIGCLPDAAALDRYTWEVAGCVGDFWTRVTAAHTPALRAWDVERMSAVGQRFGQGLQLVNVLRDMPRDLANGRCYLPADELAAIGLAPADLTDLRNTEAARPIIARWTARARNHLVEAQRYVLAIPRTCVRLRLAALWPVLIGLETLRACEDADAWLDPARRVKVSRGFIYRMIAMSLPASLSNAALTKWFQALGGGTGGTTSSRAAQASSRSRSESRNLL
- a CDS encoding VWA domain-containing protein → MTDERLERWRLVLGGGEADGTEASLSGDAARIDTVLDQLYEGAGLPRRGGLGGSAPRVARWLGEVRRLFPSSVVTIMQRDALERLDLKQMLLEPELSDVVAADVRLAADLISLASALPDEARERARTLVRRVVDDILRRVKLPTAQAVRGALRRSMRTQRPRPGEIDWNATIRANLRHYLPEHRTVVPHRRIGYGRQLSRLRDVVLAIDQSASMASSVVYAGVFGAVLASLPSVSTRVVAFNTEVVDLTEHCADPVDVLFGVQLGGGTDINRAVAYCETLVTRPRQTVMVVVTDLVEGGRRDQMLRRFAALHEAGVTIVVLLALSDDGAPAYDHHTASTLASFGIACFACTPDHFPDLMAAALERHDLFAWAAARQIVTARPPQPLAIDPWQNEDVDGG